A section of the Metabacillus endolithicus genome encodes:
- a CDS encoding type 1 glutamine amidotransferase family protein: protein MNANKKVFLYVFNTMSDWEYGYLIAELNSGRYFKKDLAPLKVITVGANKEMITTMGGLSIKPDISLDECTLESKDLLILPGGTTWSEEIHQPILERIGQALRLGTIVAAICGATVALANMGYLDSSKHTSNDLEYIKMVCPNYKGEKFYELGPAVSDANLVTASGVAPLEFAMEVLKKLDVFAPDTLHSWYNLNKTHKPEYFFQLMNSINK, encoded by the coding sequence ATGAATGCAAACAAAAAAGTTTTTCTATATGTATTTAATACAATGTCGGACTGGGAATATGGATATTTAATTGCTGAACTAAACTCAGGAAGATATTTCAAAAAAGATTTAGCACCTTTAAAAGTAATTACAGTAGGAGCTAATAAAGAAATGATTACTACTATGGGAGGACTGAGCATAAAACCAGATATTTCCCTTGATGAATGTACTCTTGAGAGTAAAGATCTTTTAATTTTACCAGGAGGGACTACTTGGAGTGAAGAAATTCATCAGCCTATCTTGGAAAGAATTGGCCAAGCTTTAAGGCTTGGCACTATTGTTGCTGCAATTTGTGGTGCAACTGTGGCTCTTGCGAATATGGGGTACTTAGATTCTAGTAAACACACAAGCAATGACTTAGAGTATATTAAAATGGTCTGCCCTAATTATAAAGGAGAAAAGTTTTATGAGCTGGGACCTGCGGTATCTGATGCGAATTTAGTTACCGCATCAGGAGTAGCTCCTCTGGAATTTGCAATGGAAGTACTGAAAAAATTAGATGTATTTGCTCCAGATACATTACATTCATGGTATAACCTAAATAAGACTCATAAACCTGAATACTTCTTCCAGTTAATGAATTCAATAAATAAATAG
- a CDS encoding DUF3885 domain-containing protein, with product MNLKEFMQETFPNLELKPPLFYSWDIGIRFELGVEWKREYDYPNNPYVLGCYKRAITLFEAIHSPTDDIFVVIDVNDFDKGKNIKRELKNFSPYVEKSHLYRLKHLMMPYIFPEDDDEGTYRTHRFTLKCKTTEFKFKPLLKSLCNQDLGLKPSIYHRVYFININKKTIFHVYDDRGCDLLATSPETIRDMYEIFNEWILDYDKPEIDKVFN from the coding sequence ATGAATTTAAAAGAATTTATGCAAGAAACATTCCCCAATTTAGAGCTAAAACCACCTTTGTTTTATAGTTGGGATATTGGTATACGGTTTGAACTTGGTGTAGAGTGGAAAAGGGAATACGATTATCCCAACAACCCATATGTATTGGGGTGTTATAAAAGAGCGATTACTTTATTTGAAGCAATACACTCTCCTACGGATGATATATTTGTAGTGATAGATGTAAATGATTTTGATAAAGGAAAAAATATTAAACGTGAATTAAAGAACTTTTCACCTTATGTTGAGAAATCGCATTTGTATAGGTTAAAACATCTAATGATGCCATATATTTTCCCAGAAGATGACGATGAAGGAACATATAGAACACATAGATTTACTCTAAAGTGTAAAACCACTGAATTTAAATTCAAACCTTTGTTAAAATCATTATGTAATCAGGATTTAGGTTTAAAACCAAGTATTTATCATCGGGTTTATTTCATAAATATTAACAAAAAAACTATCTTTCACGTTTACGATGACAGGGGTTGTGATTTATTGGCAACTTCACCTGAAACAATAAGAGATATGTATGAAATATTTAATGAGTGGATTTTGGATTATGACAAACCTGAAATTGACAAGGTTTTTAATTGA